In one window of Paucibacter aquatile DNA:
- the malG gene encoding maltose ABC transporter permease MalG — MAIVRGKKARWQVWAAHGLMWVFLALTLFPLLAIVSISLRPGNFATGQLIPSEISLEHWKLALGIPYQAADGSLVQPPFPVLTWLWNSVKVATISAFLIVAISTTAAFGFARLQFRFKTPILNSMLLLQMFPPVLALVAIYAIFETLGNFVPALGLETHGGLVLAYLGGVATHIWTIKGYFETIPVEIEECAKVDGATHWQAFRMVLLPMALPILMVVFVLAFIGTIIEYPVASVLLREEGNLTLAVGSKYFLHDQRFLWGDFAAAAVLSGLPITAVFLLAQRWIVSGLTAGGVKG, encoded by the coding sequence ATGGCCATCGTTCGAGGCAAAAAGGCGCGCTGGCAGGTCTGGGCCGCGCATGGCTTGATGTGGGTCTTTCTGGCCCTGACCCTGTTCCCGCTGCTGGCCATCGTCAGCATCTCGCTGCGCCCGGGCAATTTCGCGACCGGCCAGCTGATCCCCAGCGAGATCAGCCTGGAGCACTGGAAGCTGGCTCTGGGCATCCCCTACCAGGCGGCCGATGGCAGCCTGGTCCAGCCGCCCTTCCCGGTGCTGACCTGGCTGTGGAATTCGGTCAAGGTGGCGACCATCTCGGCCTTTCTGATCGTGGCGATTTCCACCACCGCGGCCTTTGGCTTTGCCCGCCTGCAGTTCCGTTTCAAAACGCCCATTCTCAACAGCATGCTGCTGCTGCAGATGTTCCCGCCGGTGCTGGCCCTGGTGGCGATCTACGCGATCTTTGAAACCCTGGGCAACTTCGTGCCGGCCCTGGGCCTGGAGACCCACGGCGGCCTGGTGCTGGCCTACCTCGGCGGCGTGGCCACCCACATCTGGACCATCAAGGGCTATTTCGAAACCATCCCGGTCGAGATCGAGGAATGCGCCAAGGTTGATGGCGCCACGCACTGGCAGGCCTTCCGCATGGTGCTGCTACCCATGGCCCTGCCCATCCTGATGGTGGTCTTTGTGCTGGCCTTCATCGGCACCATCATCGAGTACCCGGTCGCCTCGGTGCTGCTGCGCGAAGAGGGCAATCTGACCCTGGCCGTGGGCTCCAAATACTTTTTGCATGACCAGCGTTTCCTCTGGGGCGATTTCGCCGCCGCGGCCGTGCTTTCGGGCCTGCCGATCACCGCAGTCTTCCTGCTGGCCCAGCGCTGGATCGTTTCGGGCCTGACGGCCGGTGGGGTGAAGGGCTGA
- the malF gene encoding maltose ABC transporter permease MalF, which produces MNPPASLSPSDAAPAHASNPGRGVYTRLPPSRLERLAQRLRWPLTGAAGLASLYLVFLMHAAGQTWLALGALGFFVLVFYIYISQAAFALRYLFPGIAGMLIFIAFPLIYTAQIGFTNYSSAHLLSQERVREYLLDQHEAVPGQTQAFTLHADGPEFRLVLRAEDGSPSWVSPALALKTTRQELSVDMLPAQSAQQPLTAPLQQALPLRELIEHREALMQLKLRLPGAAQELRYLGLREFGAISRHWQAKEDGSLLRLADQTRFSPNLQTGYFESASGEVQQPGFKVVVGWRNYTRMVMDAEFRGPFLAIFSWTVLFSALTVICATAIGMLLAVLLNWDDLKFRGTYRTLLFLPYAVPGFISILVFKGLFNQNFGEINAILDALLGIKPAWFADPLLAKVMLLIVNVWLGYPYIMILCAGLLKSIPADLYEASAIAGAGPLTNFFKITAPLVIKPLAPLLVSAFAFNFNNFVLIALLTDGRPDFLSTKIPAGQTDILVSYTYRIAFKDSGSDFGLAAAISTLIFFLVAAMSLINLRLMRKANS; this is translated from the coding sequence ATGAATCCGCCCGCCAGCCTCTCGCCTTCGGACGCAGCTCCTGCGCACGCCTCCAACCCGGGCCGCGGCGTTTACACCCGCCTGCCGCCCAGCCGCCTGGAGCGCCTGGCCCAGCGCCTGCGCTGGCCGCTGACCGGCGCGGCCGGCCTGGCCTCGCTCTACCTGGTGTTCCTGATGCATGCCGCCGGCCAGACCTGGCTGGCCCTGGGCGCCCTGGGCTTCTTCGTCCTGGTGTTCTACATCTACATCAGCCAGGCGGCGTTCGCCCTGCGCTACCTCTTCCCCGGCATCGCCGGCATGCTGATCTTCATCGCCTTCCCGCTGATTTACACGGCGCAGATCGGCTTCACCAACTACTCCTCGGCGCATTTGCTGAGCCAGGAGCGGGTGCGTGAGTACCTGCTCGATCAGCACGAGGCCGTGCCCGGCCAGACCCAGGCCTTCACCCTGCATGCCGATGGGCCGGAGTTCCGCCTGGTGCTGCGCGCCGAGGATGGCAGCCCGAGCTGGGTTTCCCCGGCCCTGGCCCTGAAGACCACCCGCCAGGAACTGAGCGTGGACATGCTGCCCGCGCAGTCCGCCCAGCAACCCCTGACCGCGCCGCTGCAGCAAGCCCTGCCCCTGCGCGAGCTGATCGAGCACCGCGAGGCCCTGATGCAGCTCAAGCTGCGCCTGCCCGGCGCCGCGCAGGAGCTGCGTTATCTGGGCCTGCGCGAGTTCGGCGCCATCAGCCGCCATTGGCAGGCTAAGGAAGATGGCAGCCTGCTGCGCCTGGCCGACCAGACCCGCTTCAGCCCGAATCTGCAAACCGGCTATTTCGAAAGCGCCAGCGGCGAGGTGCAGCAACCCGGCTTCAAGGTCGTGGTGGGCTGGCGCAACTACACGCGCATGGTGATGGACGCGGAGTTCCGCGGGCCTTTCCTCGCCATCTTCAGCTGGACCGTCTTGTTCTCGGCCCTGACCGTGATCTGCGCCACCGCCATCGGCATGCTGCTGGCCGTGCTCTTGAACTGGGACGACCTCAAGTTCCGCGGCACCTACCGCACCCTGCTCTTCCTGCCCTACGCGGTGCCGGGCTTCATCTCCATCCTGGTGTTCAAGGGCCTGTTCAACCAGAACTTCGGCGAGATCAACGCCATCCTCGATGCATTGCTTGGCATCAAGCCGGCCTGGTTTGCCGACCCGCTGCTGGCCAAGGTCATGCTGCTGATCGTCAACGTCTGGCTGGGCTACCCCTACATCATGATTCTCTGCGCCGGCCTGCTGAAGAGCATTCCGGCCGATTTGTACGAAGCCTCGGCGATTGCCGGCGCCGGCCCGCTGACCAACTTCTTCAAGATCACCGCGCCCCTGGTCATCAAGCCGCTGGCGCCCCTGCTGGTCAGCGCCTTTGCCTTCAACTTCAACAACTTCGTGCTGATCGCGCTGTTGACGGACGGCCGGCCCGATTTCCTCTCGACCAAGATCCCGGCCGGGCAGACCGACATCCTGGTGTCCTACACCTACCGCATCGCCTTCAAGGACTCGGGCTCGGACTTCGGCTTGGCCGCGGCCATCTCCACCCTGATCTTCTTCCTGGTGGCGGCCATGTCCCTGATCAATCTGCGCCTGATGCGCAAAGCCAATTCATGA